The genomic window AATGCTTTGGTAGAACTGAATTCCGGGACTTTTCCTTCTCCGAAAATACGGATCATCGCAATTCCTTCCGATAAATCGTTATTCGGCGTTGCAGTTCCGTGTACGTTGATGTAGTCGATATTTTCTTTATCCAAACCGGAAACTTTCAAGGCTTTTTCCATTGCTAAATAAGCGCCCTGTCCGTTTTCCGAGGAAGCCGTCTGGTGGTGCGCATCGTTGGCGTTTCCGTATCCTGAAAGATAACCCAGCACTTTTTTGTTTTCTTTTTTTACGATTTCATCAGATTCAAGAACGATGAAAGCTGCGGCTTCTCCAAGGTTCAACCCCTTCCGGTTGTTATCGAAAGGTGTATTGTAAGAATCCGTAAGAATCATCAGCGTGTTGAATCCGTTCAGGGTAAACTTGGAAAGGGCGTCGGTTCCACCGACAATCACACGGTCAAGAACACCGTTTTTAATAAGCTTTGCTCCCATCATGATCGCGTTGGCAGCTGAAGAACAGGCCGTGCTGATGGTGGAAACCATTCCTTTTAACCCTAAATAATCGGCAATGAGCAATGATGAGTTGCCCGCATCATGAGAGTCTATATATTTTTGCTTTTCAGGAAATTCTTCGTACGTATAGAAATAGTTTTCGGTAACATCCATCCCGCCGACACTGGTCGAGGAGATCAATCCTGTTTTATATTCATTAATATCCGAAATTCCCGCACTTTCGATGGCTTCTTTTGCCGCAATCATCCCTAGCAAAGCTG from Chryseobacterium sp. SORGH_AS_0447 includes these protein-coding regions:
- a CDS encoding beta-ketoacyl synthase; translated protein: MGQKIAITGMGIISSIGNNVEENLSSLQSGKHGISDIQLFETRHAGHIKTGEIKLSNAELTEKLQLKDAKNATRTALLGMIAAKEAIESAGISDINEYKTGLISSTSVGGMDVTENYFYTYEEFPEKQKYIDSHDAGNSSLLIADYLGLKGMVSTISTACSSAANAIMMGAKLIKNGVLDRVIVGGTDALSKFTLNGFNTLMILTDSYNTPFDNNRKGLNLGEAAAFIVLESDEIVKKENKKVLGYLSGYGNANDAHHQTASSENGQGAYLAMEKALKVSGLDKENIDYINVHGTATPNNDLSEGIAMIRIFGEGKVPEFSSTKAFTGHTLAAAAGIEAVYSLLAIQNNLIFPNLNFKTKMEEFDLIPVTELKEKNIDHVLSNSFGFGGNCSTLIFSKS